Genomic DNA from Thermosipho ferrireducens:
CTGACACCTTCTAATATTACGGCGTTTGCTCCAATTAATACATCATCTTCGATAATAACAGGTGTTGCACTTGGAGGCTCAATTACTCCTGCTATTACAGCTCCTGCTCCTATATGGCAATTTCTACCTATTATTGCTCTTCCGCCGATTACTGCGTTCATGTCGATCATTGTTCCAGAACCAATTACTGCCCCTATATTAATTACTGCTCCCATCATAATGACAGCCCCATCACCTATTTCCACCATATCTCGAATAACTGCACCGGGTTCAATTCTGGCATTATATTTAGTTAAATCTGCAAGAGGAATGGCTGAATTTCTCATATTTATTTCTAATCTACTTTTCTCTATCTTATCTTTGAATTCTTCAAGTAGGGTCTTCACTGTGTCGTATTCACCAAATACTATTCCGAATTTTTCGTTTCCAAAAAACTCAACATTTTCAAAATTGATCTCATTTAGTTTTCCAACAAGATAAACTCGAACAGGGGTTCTTTTTTTTGAAGTTGCTATTAAGTTTATGATTTTTTCAGTATTCATAATTTATTCCTCCTTCAATACATCGCTAAATGTATAAAAACCACTTTTTCTGGTTAGTACCCATTCTGCCGCTTTTAACGCACCTAATGCGAAAGCTTTTCTTGAGATGGCTCTGTGAGAAATAGTTATTGTTTCCCCTTCATTTGCAAAAATTACAAGATGTTCTCCAGGAATACCTCCTATTCGTAAAGAATGTTTTTGGATTTCTCTTTTCAGTGCTTTTTCAAGTAAAATGGCTGTCCCGGAAGGTTTGTCTTTCTTTTGTGAATGATGGATTTCTACAAGTTCTACATCCCATTCTTCAAAGTTCTTTGAAAATTCAGCTAAAATTTTTGCTATTAAGTTTATTCCTATAGAAAAATTGTAAGATTGAACTACAGGTTGTTTTTTGCTAAAATCTTTCAGCGTTTTAAAATGATTTTTTGCTAAAGCTGTTGTACCAAGCACAAGAGGTACGTTATATTTTTCACACAATGATAACGTTAATTCCAGCGCCTCAGGTTGGGAAAAATCTACTATTACTTCCGGTCTATCTTTTTCTAATAAAACTTCTTTATCGACTAACAGAACAGGATTGTGTTTATGTTCTTTGAAAGTTTGAACAATTAAAGTTCCCATCCTTCCTTTATATCCAACTACTCCAAAATTCATATTACGTCACATCCTTTAAGAGTTTTTTTAAGGATATCAATAGTATTTTCAGAAGCAGGAACCAGAGGTAATCGTAATTCATTATCGATAAGTCCCATTAAAGACAACGCTGCTTTTACAGGAATAGGGTTAGTTTCTATAAATAAGTTTTTAAACAACGGTAAATATTTCATATGAATTTCTAAAGCTCTCTTAATATTTCCTTCTTTAATTTCATTGAACATCTTTACCATCGCGGCTGGTATTACGTTTGAAGCTACTGAAATAACCCCATCGCCGCCTGTACACAATAGTTGAAATGCGCTATCATCGTTTCCAGAATATACTTTGAAATTTTCTAGATTTTCTTTTAAAAGTTTAATATCTTCATTAATTTGATTGATGTTTGAATTTGCTTCTTTTAAAGCTTTTACATTTTTGCATTCTGAAGCTATCTGGTAAACTGTTTCAGGAAGTATGTTAACTCCCGTTCTCCCTGGAACGTTGTAAACGATAATATCTAAATCTGTGTGTTGGGAAATATATTTATAGTATTCATACAAACCTCTTTGAGTGGGTTTATTATAATACGGGGTTACTATTAGTAATCCATTAACTCCCATTTTTTCAGCATTTTTAACAAGTTCCATGGTGTGATTTAAACTATTTGTTCCAGCTCCGACTATAACATCAGCCTTTCCTTCACATATTTCTATAGCTTTTTCTATGAGCTTGATTCTTTCAAACATTTCTATATTTGGAGCTTCGCCTGTTGTTCCAAGAACTATTATTGCTTTTATTCCATTTTCTATTTGAAATTTTAGAAGGTTTTCATAGCTTTTCATGTCAAGTTCTCCATTTTTAAAAGGTGTTACAATAGCCGTTCCAATTCCTCTAAACATTTTCTACACCTCCCTCTAAAAAAATAGAATTTCCGGAAAAAGCCACGTAAAGTATCCCGCCTTTTGTTAATACTTCAATTTCGTTGGATTTCCATTTGTACAGGTGTTTTGTTACATACGCGCTTGCTGTAGCGCCAGTTCCGCAGGCGAGAGTTTCTTTTTCCACTCCTCTTTCAAATGTTCTGATTCTAATCTGGTCTGATTTCAAAATCTGAACAAAGTTTACGTTACTGTTGAGTTTTTTTCTAATGCTTTTTCCCAGATCATTTACGTCCACTTCATTCACGTTGTTGACAAAAACAACAAAATGCGGGACTCCTACTTTTAATGAAAAACCGGAAATCCCATCCACATTTTCTTGTTTGAATTCTGTTATTTCTGGCATCTTTATCTGAATACCACGGGGAGTAATTTTTCCTGTGATTTTTCCTGCGTGCGTTTCAAAACAGATTTCTTCCAGGTCTTTTTTGATATAATCAGTTTTTTTAACATAGGCTAAAAAAGTTCGAGCTCCATTTCCACAGAAGGCAGCTCTTTTACCATCTCTGTTAAAATAATCCATAAATAATCCTTTTTCAGTTAATTCCACAAAAATAACACCGTCTCTATCTTTAACATATTTTATTACAAAATCTGTTTTCTCATCATCAGTAAGTTTTGTGTTTTTTGTATCACAAATTATAAAAGAATTCCCAGTAGCAGTGTACTTTTCAATTTTCATAATATCCCCGCCATTGTCATTAATATCTTCACAGCATTTGTTGCAGCTCCTACCCTTATATTGTCAGCAACATTCCAGAAGGCAAATCTGCTATTATCTATTGTTCTAAGACGTGAAACATACACAAGATCGCTTCCGGCAACTTCTATAGGTGTTATTATTTCATCGGTTACAATTACATTTTCTGAGATTTTGAGTGTTTTTATGATGTTAGAGAGAGAGTCAAACTCTTTTTTAGTTTTTACAACTATGCTTTCCGAATGACCGTAATACACGGGAACTCTAACAGTTGTTGGATAGATTTGAATGGATTGGTCGTCTAAAATTTTTCTGGTTTCATTAATCATTTTATGTTCTTCTTCCGAAAATCCATCTTCATTGATTGTCCCCACTAATGGTATAACATTATATGCTATTTGTTTTGGAAATACATTATTGATTTTTTCACCACGAAATTGTTTTTCCATTTCAATAATTGCTTTATGACCCGCTCCTGAAACTGCCTGGTAAGTTGATACAAAAATTTCTTCTATTCCAAATTTTTCATGGATTTTATACAAAGAAAGTACCATTTGTATAGTTGAGCAGTTAGGGTTAGCAACGATACCTTTATAATTTTTAAGCAGGTAACCATTTATTTCAGGAACTATCAAAGGGATTTCTGGATTCATTCTAAAAGCAGACGAGTTATCTATAACTATATTTCCATGTTTTGCAGCAATTGGAGCGAAATGTTCCGATACAGAAGCTCCGGCAGAAAATAGAAGAAAGTCAAACTTTTCTTTCATAGCTTCCTCTGTTAATGTTTCTGTTTCTATTGGAATATCCTTGTAAGTGAGAATTCTACCTGTAGACTTTTTTGAAGTAAATAATCTTAATTCATCAATTTGAAGCTTGAAATCTTCCAGCACTTTTATCATTGCACGTCCAACTTCACCAGTTGCTCCTACAATACCTATTTTCACTCTACCACCTCCTGGTAATAAAAAAATCGCCTCCTGGAGAGGCGATCGTTGCGGTGATAATATAGTTGTAGATACTCCGCTCCGATCGGCTCTCCACGGAAAAATCCGTGACAGTGACACAGGTATTCCCTGTGCCCCCAGGCATGTAAGGTAGGGGAAACCTTACACCCTTCGGCGTCTTCGCCTTTCAGGCTTTCCCTATATCCCCCATTGATGGAAAGCCTTACTCATCTCAGACGCGCCTCCGATCGTTCATAAAGCAAATTATTAACTTTGGTTTAATTGTACACAAAATTCTATATTTATGTGTTACAAAAAAGTTAACAAACACGACGGAAGATGTGAGAAGTTTTAACATATGAATATTAATTGTTGCGACCAATTTTCGTGTGTATTTGTGTCGAGAGTTAAATATTATAAAATATGGTAAAATAAAGTATTAAAAATTGTTCAAGGAGAGATTATGAAATGCTAATAGAGAAATTAGGTTTAGATCGAAAAACTTTTACAGGTAAAACTGCTGTAGTAACAGGAGCTGGTCAGGGAATAGGAAAAGAATTAGCAAGGGCTCTTGCATGGCTTGGAGCAAGAGTTATTATTGCAGAAATAAACGAAAAAACAGGAGTGGAAACCGAAAAACAAATACGTTCTGAAGATGGGACAGTACTGTTTGTTCGAGCCGATGTGGGGGACAGGAAAAGTATTTACAACTTAAAGAAAATAGTCGCTAAAAAATTTGGTAAAGTTGATATATTGGTTAACAACGCGATTATATACCGACCTGGTTCTATACTTGAGCTTCCCATCGAAACATGGGATGAGGTCTACAGAGTTAACATTCGTGGAGCTGTAATGGGAATTAAAGCCTTCCTCCCGGATATGCTTCAGCAGGGACATGGTGTGATCGTAACTGTTACTTCCAGTGAAGGGATGCCGTACATGGCGTCATACTTTGCATCAAAAGCTGCTTTGAGATCCATAGGTCTTTCCCTTGCTCAGGAACTTAAAAACACTGGTGTGTACGCATTTGTCTTTGCCCCGGGAATGGTCGATACACCTGGTGGAAATGCGGCATTTGAGGCGTTAGCTCCAAAGTACGGAATGACATATCAGGAATTCGTAGCTATGAGTCCAAATCCAGGATTTGATGGTTTAATGCCGCCTGAGGCATGTGCAGCAGGTCTGGCATATCTTATCGCTTACGCCAACGAATACCATGGACAGGTTGTCGATCCTTTCCAGCCACTTATCAGGACAGGTATCTTAAAATTCTCATGTTCAGGAAAAAGAAGCGAAATCGATTCACAAGAATTGAAATTGATATTGGAACTTACCACAAAAGTTAAGAAAGTACTTGGGGATGTTGAAAGAGAAACTAACGAGCTTGATTTATTCAGGCGAATGTGGGTTAATCGAGCATTTCAGCAAAGAACAGGAATGAGCATAAAAAACTGGATTGAAAATATTGCAAAGCTGATTGAACAGCTCGAAAACTTGAAAAAAGAAACGGGTAAAGTTAATGAATTTCTTAACACCGTATCCTGGTTGAAACCTTATCTTGAAAGACTTGCGGAATATTTCAAGAAAAATAAGCAGGATGCACGAGGATATTTCAAAGATTCAGGAAAGCTTGAATACGCGCTAAAAATTCTCAATGAAAGGCAGGATATTGTACAGAAACTTATACTTGAACTGGAAAAAATCAGTTAAGCCACAAAAATTTCAGAACTCTGTACATGAAGACGGCATCAAGTCCTATCGCTGATTTATCAGGGGGCAATGCCCTCGGATCATGTATCATACATGGTTCAAATTCCGTTACTGGTAAATCCCACCACATCTGAGGTTTCTTATCAAAAACAACTCTGATATTTTTCGCGTATCTTCTTCTGTCTTCCCGGAAACAATAACATCTCTACATTTATTTTACCTGGATGTTGGAACAGGAATACCTGTTGGTATTTTTATCATTGCAAAATCCCTGGATAATCTGAATAGATGTAATTCAAAAATTCATTCCTTATAGGTAGAAGCTAAACATTTTATAAAGGATTTAGAAAAAAAGTGGAGCAAGTAAGCTCGTTTTCATTCCTTATAGGTAGAAGCTAAACCGAAATTTATGTTTAAAAAAATAATGATTATTATTGGTGTTTTCATTCCTTATAGGTAGAAGCTAAACCGTACGAACGAAAGCACTATTATTTTGTGGATGTTGTTTTCATGTTTTCATTCCTTATAGGTAGAAGCTAAACCGATAGTAGAAGAATAATGTTACCCCCCGCAGGCAAAAGTTTTCATTCCTTATAGGTAGAAGCTAAACCATACATAGTTTGCATTCTTAGTAATTAATCCATCTATGTTTTCATTCCTTATAGGTAGAAGCTAAACCTCTTTGAAAAGTGAATAGCCAGGAAACCCGAATAGGGGTTTTCATTCCTTATAGGTAGAAGCTAAACCTGAAATAATACAAGAATTGAAGGACTGGGGATGGCTTGTTTTCATTCCTTATAGGTAGAAGCTAAACCAGGCCCTTGATAGTAGAGGAGTAGTATGGAGGTGGTTTTGTTTTCATTCCTTATAGGTAGAAGCTAAACCGATATTATAAAAGAAGCTTTAGACAATGCACAAGCCAAATGTTTTCATTCCTTATAGGTAGAAGCTAAACAACAAATGAAGAGGTTATATAATGATTTAAAGAAGTTTGTTTTCATTCCTTATAGGTAGAAGCTAAACGTTCATACTGATAAGCTTGACTAAAAGCCGATATATGTTTTCATTCCTTATAGGTAGAAGCTAAACCCTCAATGTACGAACATAATACCATTGGCAGGTTCATACTGTTTTCATTCCTTATAGGTAGAAGCTAAACTTATGGATAAATTGGCGTTGTTTAAGGAATTTAAATCAGGGTTTTCATTCCTTATAGGTAGAAGCTAAACCCGTAAGAAATTATATAATATAAGGCTTTGCGAAAAGTTACATTCCGATTAGAAAGAAGTTAATTAAAAGTAAAGTCGTTTATTTATGCGCCTTTACATGCGTTTTTTGTCCCGATAAAATTGGCTGTTTTTCACCATTTTTCACTCGTTTACTTAAACTTTACAATGTTAAGAAAGCGTGGTTGTTTATTCACGCTGGTTTAGATATAAAATGTTAACGGATGGTGAACGAGGGTGATATAGAGATATTTTGTTAATTTTATTATTTAAGATTCCCCGCCCTTCGGATTCGGAATGACATGGAGAAGGGGGAGCCTCGCCAGTTATAAGATTCCTCGTCGCTGAGCTCCTCGGAATGACAGGGATGGGTTAAATTCCTCGTCACATACGCTCCTCGGAATGACGGGGGAGGGGGGTTCCTTGCCTTTTACGCTCCTTGGAATGTCAACCTTTTTTGTCATCCTGAGCGTAGCGAAGGATCTTGTTTTTTTACCAACCTTGTTAACTCTCGCCAACCTCGCTAACTTCGCTAAACTCGCCAATCTCGCTAACCTAAGCGTATGTAAGAGATCTTGTTTTTTACTAAATCTCTATAGCCTTGCTAAATACGCAATTTACATTAATAATAGAAAAACATATATTATTTTTTTATAGTTTCAATCAAGCCAAATCCTAATGAATTTTTAGCACCAAGTCCTGTTTCATAAGCTATTTTCAAAAGCATAGGATCACCATATAAATCAAACGCAGTCATCCACCCTGTTATTTTAAATCCTTTGTATATAACTTGAACTTTTTTTGGTTTTTTTCCTGCATGAATTACTGAAATTCTACCCTCAGGTAGTTTTGAATGTATTGTTTGATATTTTTTAATCAAATTCTTCTCCAATAACTCCTGGAACTTTTTATCATCTGGATGATAAAACAAAGTCTTTTTCCTTCCAAAATTATCTAAATATGTTGAGTATACAGTTACCGGTGATCTGGTAACTACTTTTAATTCATCAGCTGGCTCGAAATTTTTTGCTATAACAGTATCTATTTGTAATATATTCCTTCCTAATCTTATTTCTCCAAATTTCAATAAAGTTTGCATTAAATAATTGCAGAAATTATCGTCCATGGAAGATATTATCAACTTTACTTTGTTAAAAAACATTATACTATTTTTTTCTTTATTTATTTCAAAATTTCCTAAAAGTCGAGAAAATGTGTATAATTTAAATTTTCTTTTTTCAAAAGCAAATCCCTCATCGTGAATAAATTTTCTATATTCGTCACTATTTATTAGATTCAAAATAGCAGCTTGTAACATATGGTTGTAATCAATGGGAAGTTCAACAGTATCAAGGGAGAAATTAACGTATAACCTCAGAAAAATCCCTCCATAATATATCTATTATTTTTTCTAAAATCTTGATTACCCATAATATAACCTGAAAAACCTGAATCACTGTCTAAACCTAATATATTTGCCAAATAAATTAATTCAGATGATCCATATAAATAAATTTTTTTAAATTTTTCTTTCTTTGATTCTCTAAAAATAATTAAAAAAGAATTGTTATCTGGTTCTTTATTGAAAATTCTTCTATATTTTTCAATAAGTTTTTTCCTTATTGATTCGCTCATAATTATTTGATTTCCACTATACTGTTTCACTTGTGAAATTAAGTATCCTTCATAAAATTGCTCGATTTTTTTAACGAAAACATTTTGTGGCCTTTCTTTACCAAAAAAGTTATAATTCAACAATCTAGGAATAGTAGACGATAATTTTTCACAATATAAAGTTTTAATTGAAATGAAAGACTTTCCTAATATATAGCACCCAT
This window encodes:
- the dapD gene encoding 2,3,4,5-tetrahydropyridine-2,6-dicarboxylate N-acetyltransferase, encoding MNTEKIINLIATSKKRTPVRVYLVGKLNEINFENVEFFGNEKFGIVFGEYDTVKTLLEEFKDKIEKSRLEINMRNSAIPLADLTKYNARIEPGAVIRDMVEIGDGAVIMMGAVINIGAVIGSGTMIDMNAVIGGRAIIGRNCHIGAGAVIAGVIEPPSATPVIIEDDVLIGANAVILEGVRVGKGSVIAAGAVVIDNVPEYSVAAGVPAKIIKKVDRRTKQKTQIVESLRNLRG
- a CDS encoding 4-hydroxy-tetrahydrodipicolinate reductase, with the translated sequence MNFGVVGYKGRMGTLIVQTFKEHKHNPVLLVDKEVLLEKDRPEVIVDFSQPEALELTLSLCEKYNVPLVLGTTALAKNHFKTLKDFSKKQPVVQSYNFSIGINLIAKILAEFSKNFEEWDVELVEIHHSQKKDKPSGTAILLEKALKREIQKHSLRIGGIPGEHLVIFANEGETITISHRAISRKAFALGALKAAEWVLTRKSGFYTFSDVLKEE
- the dapA gene encoding 4-hydroxy-tetrahydrodipicolinate synthase, whose product is MFRGIGTAIVTPFKNGELDMKSYENLLKFQIENGIKAIIVLGTTGEAPNIEMFERIKLIEKAIEICEGKADVIVGAGTNSLNHTMELVKNAEKMGVNGLLIVTPYYNKPTQRGLYEYYKYISQHTDLDIIVYNVPGRTGVNILPETVYQIASECKNVKALKEANSNINQINEDIKLLKENLENFKVYSGNDDSAFQLLCTGGDGVISVASNVIPAAMVKMFNEIKEGNIKRALEIHMKYLPLFKNLFIETNPIPVKAALSLMGLIDNELRLPLVPASENTIDILKKTLKGCDVI
- the dapF gene encoding diaminopimelate epimerase, giving the protein MKIEKYTATGNSFIICDTKNTKLTDDEKTDFVIKYVKDRDGVIFVELTEKGLFMDYFNRDGKRAAFCGNGARTFLAYVKKTDYIKKDLEEICFETHAGKITGKITPRGIQIKMPEITEFKQENVDGISGFSLKVGVPHFVVFVNNVNEVDVNDLGKSIRKKLNSNVNFVQILKSDQIRIRTFERGVEKETLACGTGATASAYVTKHLYKWKSNEIEVLTKGGILYVAFSGNSIFLEGGVENV
- a CDS encoding aspartate-semialdehyde dehydrogenase, producing the protein MKIGIVGATGEVGRAMIKVLEDFKLQIDELRLFTSKKSTGRILTYKDIPIETETLTEEAMKEKFDFLLFSAGASVSEHFAPIAAKHGNIVIDNSSAFRMNPEIPLIVPEINGYLLKNYKGIVANPNCSTIQMVLSLYKIHEKFGIEEIFVSTYQAVSGAGHKAIIEMEKQFRGEKINNVFPKQIAYNVIPLVGTINEDGFSEEEHKMINETRKILDDQSIQIYPTTVRVPVYYGHSESIVVKTKKEFDSLSNIIKTLKISENVIVTDEIITPIEVAGSDLVYVSRLRTIDNSRFAFWNVADNIRVGAATNAVKILMTMAGIL
- a CDS encoding SDR family NAD(P)-dependent oxidoreductase; translated protein: MLIEKLGLDRKTFTGKTAVVTGAGQGIGKELARALAWLGARVIIAEINEKTGVETEKQIRSEDGTVLFVRADVGDRKSIYNLKKIVAKKFGKVDILVNNAIIYRPGSILELPIETWDEVYRVNIRGAVMGIKAFLPDMLQQGHGVIVTVTSSEGMPYMASYFASKAALRSIGLSLAQELKNTGVYAFVFAPGMVDTPGGNAAFEALAPKYGMTYQEFVAMSPNPGFDGLMPPEACAAGLAYLIAYANEYHGQVVDPFQPLIRTGILKFSCSGKRSEIDSQELKLILELTTKVKKVLGDVERETNELDLFRRMWVNRAFQQRTGMSIKNWIENIAKLIEQLENLKKETGKVNEFLNTVSWLKPYLERLAEYFKKNKQDARGYFKDSGKLEYALKILNERQDIVQKLILELEKIS
- the cas6 gene encoding CRISPR-associated endoribonuclease Cas6 yields the protein MYYGGIFLRLYVNFSLDTVELPIDYNHMLQAAILNLINSDEYRKFIHDEGFAFEKRKFKLYTFSRLLGNFEINKEKNSIMFFNKVKLIISSMDDNFCNYLMQTLLKFGEIRLGRNILQIDTVIAKNFEPADELKVVTRSPVTVYSTYLDNFGRKKTLFYHPDDKKFQELLEKNLIKKYQTIHSKLPEGRISVIHAGKKPKKVQVIYKGFKITGWMTAFDLYGDPMLLKIAYETGLGAKNSLGFGLIETIKK